From one Rhineura floridana isolate rRhiFlo1 chromosome 4, rRhiFlo1.hap2, whole genome shotgun sequence genomic stretch:
- the LOC133383868 gene encoding uncharacterized protein LOC133383868, which produces MKKADNLAKIFRLSQLRRSRHRREGSLAAALAQSMALAIIGTAGAYPSWVLVQNAETQIVLGAAWAIIQNDPAPGTPLLGPTGGQLMLAIAFCCLFSVPAGSLALTLDFFGRRRYRSLTPLMHGLTAVLIACTAALGSCLLALVRGRIRADPELSDLSTSPGQSLFLAFLACTLASTATGFSCVSPARVEPARSSWDLGRPGAPRYFHSSVSSEGSSVGSDLLHSKFLSSLHLDTSSTVGGHSGKTQWYNYMTQNQFPPIFLEELKSDTESSLEDHSLLRRQQQQQSENRHSLGEQQQNSQQETPFSGARDSPLEVHTESEVWSSDSLFLGQSTSTV; this is translated from the coding sequence ATGAAGAAGGCAGACAATCTCGCAAAGATATTCCGGCTTAGTCAACTGAGGAGAAGCAGACACCGGCGTGAGGGAAGTTTGGCAGCAGCGCTGGCCCAAAGCATGGCCCTGGCGATCATCGGCACGGCGGGTGCCTACCCCAGCTGGGTGCTGGTACAAAACGCAGAGACACAGATTGTGTTGGGGGCGGCTTGGGCAATAATCCAAAATGACCCAGCTCCCGGCACGCCACTGCTGGGCCCGACGGGGGGCCAGCTCATGCTGGCCATCGCGTTCTGCTGTCTCTTCAGCGTGCCGGCTGGCTCGCTGGCTTTGACGCTGGATTTCTTCGGACGGCGGCGGTACCGATCACTGACCCCGCTGATGCACGGCCTCACCGCTGTGCTGATCGCCTGTACCGCGGCGCTTGGCTCTTGCCTCTTAGCACTGGTCCGTGGACGGATCCGGGCGGATCCGGAACTGAGCGACTTATCTACAAGCCCCGGGCAGAGCCTTTTCCTGGCCTTCCTGGCCTGCACCTTGGCGTCCACCGCTACCGGCTTTAGCTGTGTGTCCCCGGCCCGAGTAGAGCCAGCGCGCTCCTCCTGGGATTTAGGGAGACCTGGCGCACCACGATACTTCCACAGCTCCGTTTCGTCCGAAGGCTCCTCGGTGGGTTCCGACCTATTGCACAGCAAATTTCTCTCCTCTCTGCACTTGGACACCAGCTCAACGGTGGGTGGGCACTCCGGAAAAACGCAATGGTATAACTACATGACCCAGAACCAGTTTCCACCCATCTTTCTGGAGGAGCTGAAGTCTGACACCGAGAGCTCGCTGGAGGATCATTCCTTATtgcgaaggcagcagcagcaacaatcagAGAACAGGCACAGTTtaggggagcagcagcagaactCTCAACAGGAAACGCCCTTTTCAGGGGCACGAGATTCCCCACTGGAGGTACACACGGAGTCAGAAGTGTGGAGTTCAGACAGCCTATTTTTGGGGCAAAGCACCTCAACAGTCTGA